The following is a genomic window from Miscanthus floridulus cultivar M001 chromosome 14, ASM1932011v1, whole genome shotgun sequence.
GATATAAACAATTTGAAAGTTGAAACAGACTAAAGTAAACCCAAAACCAACACTCCAATCGACAATCGATCACACAAGTCACCCAAGCTTGCGGAAACTGATTGCATGCCCGCCACTTTTTTCAACGTATAATTTCCAGCCACCATATAATCTCGCCTCAAATGTTTGAATTCCACACGTCAAACTGAATGCTCGTTCTACATTTCTTGGCCATGGACGTCGAGCGTGGCAGCAAGAACACGCCGCCCTCTgcaccggctgctgctgctgctgcggcgacgacgacgacgtcgacCTGCTGCGGTAATAAGCGCCCGCAGCTCAGGGACAGGCTCGTCGCGCTGCAGCCGGTGGTGCTGCGCGCGGCGGCGACCCTGGCtacggcggccgcggccgcagtGATGGCGCTCAATGCCCAGTCCTACACCGCGGTGGTCGCCATCGTCGGCACCAGGCCGCTCACGCAGACCTTCACCGCCAAGTTCAGGGACACGCCTGCGTTCGTGTAGGCCTCGCGCTCTGCCTCTTGGAATTCAGTATTCAGGCTTGGCATGCCATGGTCATGCCATGCGCCCATGCATGTTCCTGTCGAATTTCGTCGTGTGCCGTGCTGATGCATGGTTTGTTTCATCATCTGTGCAGGTACTTCGTCATAGCCAATGCCATTGCTGCCGCGTATAACCTCGAGGTGCTGCTCATCCGCCGCCTAATTCTGAGGCGGAGGATGGCGGGTTTGGTTGTGCACATGCTTGACATGGTGAGGTTTTTCTCTGAATCCCTGTGTGCAGTTGACACTCATCATGGCatatttgatatttttttcaCTAGGACTAAATGAATGGCATTGATTGTGCAGAATTGCAGTGGCAGGAAAAATTTCC
Proteins encoded in this region:
- the LOC136504365 gene encoding CASP-like protein 1B1, with product MLVLHFLAMDVERGSKNTPPSAPAAAAAAATTTTSTCCGNKRPQLRDRLVALQPVVLRAAATLATAAAAAVMALNAQSYTAVVAIVGTRPLTQTFTAKFRDTPAFVYFVIANAIAAAYNLEVLLIRRLILRRRMAGLVVHMLDMVIMALLATGAATAAAMAELGKNGNVHARWNPICDRFGSFCSRGGVALASSFTGVALMLALNLLSAASNAQCSPGQ